The proteins below come from a single Strix uralensis isolate ZFMK-TIS-50842 chromosome 8, bStrUra1, whole genome shotgun sequence genomic window:
- the ABCD3 gene encoding ATP-binding cassette sub-family D member 3, producing the protein MAAYSKYLTVRHSAIAGAAAACALLCLLNKRRAAAQHGKRSGKQALQNNEPKEGKKERAMVDRVFIARICRILKIMVPRTLCKETGYLLLIAVMLVVRTYCDIWMIQNGTVIESAIIGRSRKDFKRYLFNFIAAMPAISLVNNFLKYGLNELKLCFRVRLTRYLYEEYLKAYTYYKMGNLDNRIANPDQLLTQDVEKFCNSVVDLYSNLSKPFLDIVLYIFKLTSAIGAQGPASMMAYLIISGFFLTRLRRPIGKMTIIEQKYEGEYRYVNSRLITNSEEIAFYNGNLREKQTIHKTFRKLVEHLHNFILFRFSMGFIDTIIAKYLATVVGYLVVSRPFLNLADPRHQNSTHAELLEDYYQSGRMLLRMSQALGRIVLAGREMTRLAGFTARITELMQVLKDLNSGKYQRTMISQEKDVDKKQALPLIPGSGEIINTDNLIKFDHVPLVTPNGDVLIQDLNFEVRSGANVLICGPNGCGKSSLFRVLGELWPLFGGRLTKPVRGKLFYVPQRPYMTLGTLRDQVIYPDTLEDQRKKGISDQVLKEYLDNVQLGPILEREGGWDSVQDWMDVLSGGEKQRMAMARLFYHKPQFAILDECTSAVSVDVEGYIYSHCRKVGITLFTVSHRKSLWKHHDFYLHMDGRGNYEFKKITEDTVEFGS; encoded by the exons CcaaaagagggaaagaaggagcGAGCAATGGTGGACAGAGTGTTTATTGCAAGAATATGTCGAATCCTGAAAATAATGGTACCTAGAACACTTTGTAAAGAG ACAGGTTATTTGCTGCTTATTGCTGTGATGCTGGTAGTCCGCACGTATTGTGATATTTGGATGATTCAAAATGGAACAGTCATTGAAAG TGCTATCATTGGCCGCAGCAGAAAAGACTTCAAGAGATACTTGTTCAACTTCATCGCCGCAATGCCTGCT ATCTCTTTAGTGAATAACTTCCTGAAGTATGGTCTAAATGAATTGAAACTTTGCTTCCGAGTAAGACTTACCAGATACCTCTATGAGGAATATCTTAA AGCTTATACGTACTACAAAATGGGAAATCTGGACAACAGAATAGCTAATCCAGATCAACTCCTTACACAGGATGTGGAAAAATTCTGTAACAGTGTAGTGGACCTATACTCGAACCTTAGCAAG CCCTTCTTGGATATAGTTTTGTATATCTTCAAGCTAACAAGTGCAATAGGAGCTCAG GGTCCAGCTAGCATGATGGCGTACTTGATTATTTCAGGGTTTTTCCTTACACGTTTAAGACGACCAATTGGCAAGATGACTATTATAGAACAAAAATATGAAGGGGAGTACAGATACGTCAACTCACGGCTTATTACAAACAG tgaagaaATTGCTTTTTATAATGGAAACTTGAGAGAAAAACAGACTATTCACAAAACCTTCCGTAAACTG GTGGAACATTTGCATAACTTCATCCTGTTCCGGTTCTCTATGGGTTTCATTGATACTATCATTGCCAAAT ACCTTGCCACTGTGGTTGGTTACCTGGTTGTTAGTCGTCCATTTTTGAACCTGGCTGATCCTCGTCATCAGAATAGTACTCATGCAGAACTTTTGGAG GATTACTACCAAAGTGGAAGAATGTTACTGAGAATGTCTCAAGCTTTGGGCAGAATAGTCCTAGCAGGCCGTGAAATGACAAGATTGGCTGG tttcacagcTCGAATTACAGAATTAATGCAGGTTCTGAAGGACTTGAATAGTGGCAAATATCAGCGTACTATGATATCCCAAGAAAAAG atGTAGATAAAAAGCAAGCTTTGCCTTTGATACCTGGATCTGGAGAAATTATCAACACCGATAACCTTATCAA GTTTGATCACGTTCCATTGGTGACACCTAATGGAGATGTTTTGATTCAAGACCTTAACTTTGAG GTTCGATCTGGTGCAAATGTTCTGATTTGTGGGCCAAATGGGTGTGGGAAGAGCTCACTTTTTCGTGTCCTTGGTGAG CTGTGGCCCTTGTTTGGTGGGCGTTTAACAAAACCTGTAAGAGGAAAGTTGTTCTATGTTCCCCAG AGACCATACATGACTCTTGGAACACTCAGAGATCAAGTTATATATCCAGATACTTTAGAAGATCAGAGAAAGAAGGGGATTTCTGACCAG GTGCTGAAGGAGTACTTGGATAATGTCCAGTTGGGTCCAATCTTGGAACGTGAAGGAGGCTGGGATAGTGTTCAGGACTGGATGGATGTACTCAGCgggggagaaaaacagagaatggCA ATGGCAAGGTTATTCTATCATAAACCTCAGTTTGCAATTCTGGATGAGTGCACCAGTGCTGTTAGCGTTGATGTAGAAGGCTACATTTACAGCCACTGCCGAAAG GTTGGCATCACTCTCTTCACTGTCTCCCACAGAAAGTCACTCTGGAAACATCATGAT ttttacttGCATATGGACGGCAGAGGAAACTATGAGTTCAAGAAAATAACTGAAGACACAGTTGAATTTGGATCTTAA